A segment of the Leptospiraceae bacterium genome:
AAAGATTTCATTTTTTATGGAATGATTCCCTGTGTCATTTTTGGAACTGGCACTCGAATGATTCCTATGATCGTAAATACAGAAAATCCTTCTAAGAAAATGGAGTGGATGCAAAAGGGAGAATTACAAAAAAACGTAAAAGTTATTTTAATGGTATTTATATTATCATTTTTGATGGAACTTAGTTTATACAAATGGATTGATTCTAGTGTCTTGATTTTGTTTAAGGGGATACGATTTATTATCTGCACTACTTGGATGATAAAATACTTTCATATATTTGAGGTTTCTAATTTTAAAGGGAAACTCCCTCGGGCTCTTTTAGTTTCTTGTTATCTATTTATTTTAGGGTTAGCTGGATATTCCTTTGGGTTTAATTATTCTGCGCATTTAGCCCATATTTATCTAATTGGAGGATTATCCTTGTTAGTCCTAAGTATCATGACTCGTGTGACTTTATCTCATGGTGGTGGAGATATGATGCAAGAAAAAGCGTCTAACGTCTTTTATGTAATTGCTGGACTTATTTTTCTTGCAGCATTTACAAGGGCTTTTGTATTTGTTTTCCCTGACTTAATTACTTCTCATTTGGCTTATGCGGCTATGCTATTTATAGTAGCTTTTTTAATTTGGTTAATTCGAATAGGTAAAATTATTCTTAGATAAAGCTGTCTAGATTTATTAGGTTTTTGTGATCGGGATGATTTTGTTATAGAAGTGCTTTTGCGTCCGAACATGGTTCAGATATTTTATTCAACCTTTTCTATTCTTTCTAATAGTTTTTTTGAATCACGACTTTTATGCCATATTGCAAATATTAAAATAAATGGGGTTTTAATTATATAAATAATAACGAAAGGGAAAACTTTCAAACTTGCTTTGCGAAATTCTTTGTAAAATGTGGAATGAGAATTAGGTTTTTTTGATAAAACTTCGATTTTGTCATAGACTTCGTCATAAAGTCGAAACCCTACGCCTTTCTGATTTCTTTCATACCATTCGACAGCTTCCACCAAATCATTCTTAGCCTCTGGCTTTAACTTGTATTTTTCTGCCAAGTCTCACCTCCAGTTCTTTCTTTACGTCTGCCATAGAATAGCCTTCATCTGGACTTTTTTCATGCATTGCAAATCTTAAATCCAATTCAGATTTCATTGCGTCTGTTGGATGCCATTCTTTTTCCTTCTCTTCCCTCTTTGCGTTTGTAATAACTTTGCAATTTAGTCTATTTGCTAAACTTAAAAACAACTGGTAATCCCCATCACTTTGAATTTGTATCATTAATGTTTGCATTGTTTTATATTCCTTTGAATTATTAAGACATATCTATCTGCGTATGTCAATAAAAATTCTGATACGGAAAGCCTTATTATCTGAACTGTCGTTTGTGCGTTGAATTAGATGCGCTTTGCTTACTCACCACATATTTTTTATTAGGGTGATTAGGACAGAAGGCGCATTATTGCAGGATCATAAAAATCATAGTTTAGACAGTTGATTTAGGAATTAAAAAATAATTTTCAAGTAATTTACTTTCAATGATTTCCAAATTCATTATTAGCCGCATCAACTGTCTCTAGAATTGAGAAAATTTTCAAAATTCTCTATAAGTTTTTCCTTAAATAATTTTCATGAGCGCAATCAATTTATTAGCCGTAAAAATAAACACAGAATCGGATCTAGTATTTCTGATTCTTAAAAATTTTCACTATATTCCGAAAACCACCAAGGCAATCGTCACGAAGTTGTTCATGAATTTTTTGCTCCGAGTCTTTGTAAATTTTATAGCTTCGAAATATACTAATTGATAAAAATATTAAGAGTCCTGGAAATACTTCTTTTATTTCGTCAAATTTTTTTTCAAACAAATTCATGATGATTCCAGCTATACCGAGGATAACAAAGAGTATATTCCCTTTTCTATCTGCAAAAAAGAAGTAAACAAATCTAGCGATCTTAATTATTTGTCTTTCAAAGAATCCCGGTTTATATTCAGCAAAATATTCTTCTAGCTCGCTTTGATTTCCTTTTTCTGCTTGAGAGTGTATTTCTGGTTCAAATTCTATTTCATTTTCATCATCTTCCGTTTCAATGGCAGGAGACTCTTGCTTGGTTTCTTTACCTTTTTTGAATTCTGAGAAATCACATTTGAGTATTAATTCTGCTTTATAAGATTTTTTGCAGCTTGAATTGTTACATGTATCGGATGAATAAATTTTATGTTGTGGCTCAAAAAACCATTCTGATTTTTGTGAGTTGTCTAACTTTCCACAAGAAGGACATTTATATTTATAGCTAATATCCACGCCCCAGATATTTTTATTCATTCCCGATCTTGGTTGACCAGCCCGGACTATCTCAATGTTTTCTATCTTAACTTCCTTACAGCCTTTCGGTAGTACTACCATATATTCTCCTTACCCTCTTTTGATTAATAATCATTATCCGCATTTAATAATTTTTATAAACTTCCCCATCAAAAACAATTCGATATTTTAATGGTTCTCCTACTAAGTATTTGAACTTTATTTTTCTATTTTCAAATCTCTCTTTACACTCTTTATATTCATCATCCCGTATTTCATAATATTCATCAGGATATTTACATTTGCCAGTAGTAACAAGAGATGCAGGTGAAAATTTACTCAGTATGATTACATTCTTAAATTCATATTTTTCATTCTTGAATTGCTCAGCTTTATCGGGAGGTATCGAAAAATTAAGGTATGATTTGACTGTATCAGAATCATTCAGGTATTTTTTCATTTCTAAAAGTCGAACAACAGTTCCAGTGAAGTCTCTTTTAACGTTTAGTGAAGTGACAAAATCGTCATTAGTCTGACTAATATCATAAGCCCTTTTCCCAAAAGAATATTCGCCCCATACCCAATATGAGTCAGTAATCGCGTATTTATATTTACGGTAATCTTCAAATTCCTTTTTATCTTCTTGAAAATTAAATTCATTTCCAGAATAACTTTTGTTATTCTCAATATCTGGATTTTCTTTAGAGTTGTACCAGGAAAGGAGAAACGTATCTCTGGTAGCTTCATTTCTTAAATCTATAATCTGATTGACATTAATTTTAGCAGCCTTTGCAATGCTTTCTAGATTCTTCCTATCGGCTTCTTCGGCAATTTTTTGTTGCTCTTCGCTCTCCCTTTCTAAAACCAGAAAGTCATCATAAATCTTTTTAAGAGCAGGTGCTTCCAATGTCTTTTCCTGTCCTTTGAACGAATCGGGTATCTCAGAATAAAATTTCCATAATACGGCGAAACCGATCCAATAATACCGATTGT
Coding sequences within it:
- a CDS encoding NnrS family protein, producing the protein MHSTENKTIEPYRIFFPVSLLGALVGVSLWILAWMIQRQWISIGYSTYPIVHHINFMSAVFLLPVIKGFVFTAIPRFTATSFLSQKEIIVLSVVQFLVLTFVFFFENSFLFYAFQFLDFGFLLLFLAHRFKVSKVNLSNYLYFIVGGIFLGLVGSLLQWMSLGFEQNLFFSYGKDFIFYGMIPCVIFGTGTRMIPMIVNTENPSKKMEWMQKGELQKNVKVILMVFILSFLMELSLYKWIDSSVLILFKGIRFIICTTWMIKYFHIFEVSNFKGKLPRALLVSCYLFILGLAGYSFGFNYSAHLAHIYLIGGLSLLVLSIMTRVTLSHGGGDMMQEKASNVFYVIAGLIFLAAFTRAFVFVFPDLITSHLAYAAMLFIVAFLIWLIRIGKIILR
- a CDS encoding type II toxin-antitoxin system RelE/ParE family toxin, whose protein sequence is MAEKYKLKPEAKNDLVEAVEWYERNQKGVGFRLYDEVYDKIEVLSKKPNSHSTFYKEFRKASLKVFPFVIIYIIKTPFILIFAIWHKSRDSKKLLERIEKVE